One Clostridium estertheticum DNA segment encodes these proteins:
- a CDS encoding uracil-DNA glycosylase has protein sequence MNDLLNDWNELLLEEFNSEYFLNLKNFLKKEYETHQIYPEVQNIFNALKYTAYKDVKVVILGQDPYHGDGQAHGLSFSVRSGVSIPPSLSNIYKELNSDIGCYIPNNGYLKKWCDEGVLLLNTVLTVRAGEANSHKNKGWEHFTNKIITLLNDKTEPIVFILWGNNAQSKQFLITNPIHYIIKSVHPSPLSSYRGFFNSKPFSNTNDFLILHGKLPVNWQIDNV, from the coding sequence ATGAATGATTTATTAAATGATTGGAATGAACTACTATTAGAAGAATTTAATAGTGAATATTTTTTAAATTTGAAAAACTTTTTAAAAAAAGAATACGAGACTCACCAGATATATCCTGAAGTTCAAAATATTTTTAACGCTCTTAAATACACAGCATATAAGGATGTAAAAGTTGTTATACTTGGTCAAGATCCTTACCATGGTGATGGTCAAGCACATGGTTTAAGCTTTTCTGTAAGATCAGGTGTATCTATTCCCCCTTCACTATCAAATATATATAAAGAGTTGAATAGTGATATAGGCTGTTATATACCTAACAATGGGTATTTAAAAAAGTGGTGCGATGAAGGTGTTTTACTTTTAAATACCGTTCTTACCGTTAGGGCTGGCGAAGCTAATTCTCATAAAAATAAAGGATGGGAACATTTTACTAATAAAATAATCACACTATTAAATGATAAAACAGAACCTATAGTTTTTATTTTATGGGGAAATAATGCCCAGTCTAAGCAATTTCTAATAACAAATCCAATACACTACATAATAAAGTCTGTTCACCCAAGCCCCTTATCCTCATATAGAGGTTTTTTTAACAGTAAACCTTTTTCTAATACTAATGATTTTTTAATTTTACATGGTAAATTACCTGTTAATTGGCAAATTGATAATGTATAA